A stretch of the Papaver somniferum cultivar HN1 chromosome 6, ASM357369v1, whole genome shotgun sequence genome encodes the following:
- the LOC113287744 gene encoding uncharacterized protein LOC113287744, translated as MAKNRNKKKKDGASAMDTSGSTQNQEDLPQAMDTTETIASKAPGVLNRKIKKGVAIRRSKNLRKMKAVEKAISRGEKEQERIVKNENKTSRTQSAKTLYE; from the exons ATggcgaagaacagaaacaagaagaagaaagatggtGCTTCAGCCATGGATACCTCTGGCTCTACACAGAACCAAGAAGATCTTCCTCAAG CGATGGACACAACCGAAACAATAGCTTCAAAGGCTCCTGGTGTTCTCAACAG GAAGATAAAGAAGGGTGTTGCGATAAGGAGATCAAAGAACCTTCGTAAGATGAAAGCCGTCGAGAAGGCTATTTCAAGAGGTGAAAAGGAACAAGAGAGAATCGTGAAGAACGAAAACAAAACATCGAGAACACAATCCGCTAAAACATTGTATGAGTAG